A part of Neovison vison isolate M4711 chromosome 6, ASM_NN_V1, whole genome shotgun sequence genomic DNA contains:
- the LOC122910740 gene encoding olfactory receptor 1361-like has protein sequence MATQGANITSVSEFLLLGLSENPKQQQLLFILFLTMYLVTGLGNLLIILAIATDPRLHTPMYFFLANLAFVDICFTSTTIPKMLANHVSGHKGIPYAGCLTQMFFFIWFAGIDSFLLTAMAYDRYVAICHPLHYARSVTPQLCGLLVAASWTAAFGNALTHTVLLTRLSFCTHNRVPHFFCDLSPLLKLACSDTFLNNVMVYTMGALPTITPFVGILVSYTCIFATVLRIPSTRGKQKAFSTCGSHLSVVSLFYGTLIGVYFSPTSSHTAQKDTAAAVMYTVVTPMLNPFIYSLRSSDMKGALGALINRKPVFLQ, from the coding sequence ATGGCCACACAAGGGGCAAATATCACTTCTGTCTCTGAGTTCCTGCTCCTGGGGCTCTCAGAGAACCCCAAGCAACAGCAGCTGCTGTTCATACTCTTCCTGACTATGTACCTGGTCACGGGACTAGGGAACCTGCTCATCATCCTGGCTATCGCCACTGACCCCCGactccacacccccatgtacttcttcctggctAACTTGGCCTTTGTGGACATCTGCTTCACCTCCACCACCATCCCCAAGATGCTGGCCAACCACGTGTCAGGGCACAAAGGGATCCCTTATGCAGGCTGCCTGACCCAGATGTTCTTCTTCATCTGGTTTGCTGGCATCGATAGCTTCCTGCTGACCgccatggcctatgaccgctatgtggccatctgccaccCTCTCCACTATGCCAGGTCTGTAACACCACAGCTCTGTGGCCTCCTGGTGGCTGCATCCTGGACTGCAGCCTTCGGCAATGCTCTGACCCACACGGTGTTACTGACTCGCCTCTCATTCTGCACCCACAACCGGGTGCCCCATTTCTTCTGTGACCTCAGCCCTCTGCTGAAGCTGGCCTGTTCTGACACCTTTCTCAATAATGTGATGGTGTACACCATGGGTGCCCTACCCACTATCACTCCTTTTGTGGGCATCTTGGTCTCCTACACATGCATCTTTGCCACGGTGTTGAGGATCCCCTCCACGAGAGGCAAGCAGAAGGCTTTCTCCACCTGTGGCTCTCATCTGTCTGTGGTGTCCCTGTTCTACGGGACACTCATTGGGGTTTATTTCAGCCCCACGTCCTCCCACACGGCGCAGAAGGACACAGCCGCTGCGGTGATGTACACTGTGGTCACTCCCATGCTGAACCCCTTCATCTACAGTCTACGCAGCAGTGACATGAAGGGAGCCTTGGGGGCCCTCATCAATAGGAAGCCAGTTTTTCTTCAGTGA